A genomic region of Bactrocera dorsalis isolate Fly_Bdor chromosome 3, ASM2337382v1, whole genome shotgun sequence contains the following coding sequences:
- the LOC125777147 gene encoding uncharacterized protein LOC125777147 yields the protein MNRLTNEQRLQIIEFYYQNQCSVRNVFRALRPIYGLHNRPSEQTINAIVTKFRTQFTLLDIKPTTRMRTVRTEENIASVSESVAEDREMSIRRRSQQLGLCYSTTWKILRKDLGVKPYKIQLVQELKPNDLPQRRIFSEWALEKLAENPLFYRQILFSDEAHFWLNGYVNKQNCRIWGEEQPEAVQELPMHPEKCTVWCGLYAGGIIGPYFFKDAVGRNVTVNGDRYRSMLTNFLLPKMEELNLVDMWFQQDGATCHTARDSMAILRENFGQQFISRNGSVSWPPRSCDLTPLDYFLWGYVKSKVYRNKQATIPALEDNIS from the coding sequence atgaatagacttactaacgagcaacgcttgcaaatcattgaattttattaccaaaatcagtgttcggttcgaaatgtgtttcgcgctttacgtccgatttatggtctacataatcgaccaagtgagcaaacaattaatgcgattgtgaccaagtttcgcactcagtttactttattggacattaaaccaaccacacgaatgcgtacagtgcgtacagaagagaatattgcgtctgtttctgagagtgtggctgaagaccgtgaaatgtcgattcgtcgccgttcgcagcaattgggtttgtgttattcgaccacatggaagattttacgcaaagatcttggtgtaaaaccgtataaaatacagctcgtgcaagaactgaagccgaacgatctgccacaacgtcgaattttcagtgaatgggccctagaaaagttggcagaaaatccgcttttttatcgacaaattttgttcagcgatgaggctcatttctggttgaatggctacgtaaataagcaaaattgccgcatttggggtgaagagcaaccagaagccgttcaagaactgcccatgcatcccgaaaaatgcactgtttggtgtggtttgtacgctggtggaatcattggaccgtattttttcaaagatgctgttggacgcaacgttacggtgaatggcgatcgctatcgttcgatgctaacaaactttttgttgccaaaaatggaagaactgaacttggttgacatgtggtttcaacaagatggcgctacatgccacacagctcgcgattctatggccattttgagggaaaacttcggacaacaattcatctcaagaaatggatccgtaagttggccaccaagatcatgcgatttaacgcctttagactattttttgtggggctacgtcaagtctaaagtctacagaaataagcaagcaactattccagctttggaagacaacatttcctaa